A genomic region of Chryseobacterium sp. KACC 21268 contains the following coding sequences:
- the metG gene encoding methionine--tRNA ligase, with amino-acid sequence MSDRKLITAALPYANGPVHIGHLAGVYVPADVYARFQRRLGKDVAFICGSDEHGIPITIRAKKEGVTPQDIVDKYHGIIKQSFADLGISFDEYSRTTSPKHYDVSQDFFKTLYNKDKFTEEVSEQYFDEQANEFLADRYIVGTCPNCGNENAYGDQCEKCGSTLSPSELINPKSMLSGNVPILKETKNWYLPLNEYEDFLNSWIIQGHHDDWKTNVYGQVKSWLNDGLKPRAMTRDLNWGVPVPLPNAEGKVLYVWFDAPIGYISFTQEWAEKTGKNWKDYWQSPESDLIHFIGKDNIVFHCIIFPAMMKAHGDYVMPTNVPAFEFLNLENEKISTSRNWAVWAHEYVEEFPGQQDVLRYALLSSAPETKDNNFTWKDFQTKNNSELVGIFGNFINRVAVLIHKYYDGVVPAGNENAEELVEIKRAAAEIAQYLENFEFRNSLTALMNLARFGNQYLQIEEPWKTIKDNPEKAAHSLFIGAQIAVALAQLSEPFMPFSSEKLLKMFNVEKLNWEDIETKNILIETGHQINEASLLFSKIEDETIEFQIQKLENTKQSNKKTNPNANPMKDEIQFDDFSKIDLRTATILTAEKVEKADKLLKFTVDTGVDVRTVVSGVAESFSPEELVGKQVMILLNLAPRKIRGIESQGMFLLTTKSDGKLTFVTPDETVGNGIEIG; translated from the coding sequence ATGTCAGACAGAAAATTGATTACGGCAGCGTTGCCTTATGCAAACGGACCGGTTCATATAGGGCATTTGGCGGGTGTTTACGTTCCTGCAGATGTCTATGCAAGATTCCAGAGAAGATTAGGAAAAGATGTGGCTTTTATTTGCGGAAGCGATGAGCACGGGATTCCGATCACCATTCGTGCAAAAAAAGAAGGTGTCACGCCTCAAGATATTGTGGACAAATACCATGGGATCATCAAACAATCTTTTGCTGATCTTGGAATTTCTTTTGACGAATATTCCAGAACAACATCTCCGAAACATTACGATGTAAGTCAAGATTTTTTCAAGACACTATATAATAAGGACAAATTCACGGAAGAAGTTTCCGAACAATACTTTGACGAGCAGGCCAATGAGTTTTTAGCGGACCGATATATCGTTGGAACTTGCCCAAATTGTGGCAATGAAAATGCGTACGGCGATCAATGTGAAAAATGCGGTTCTACCCTTTCGCCTTCAGAGTTGATCAATCCGAAATCAATGTTGAGTGGCAATGTTCCAATTCTTAAAGAAACCAAAAACTGGTATTTGCCTTTGAATGAGTACGAAGATTTCCTGAATTCTTGGATCATACAAGGCCACCACGACGATTGGAAAACCAACGTTTACGGACAAGTGAAATCTTGGCTTAATGATGGCTTGAAACCACGAGCAATGACGCGCGACCTCAACTGGGGCGTTCCAGTTCCATTGCCAAATGCGGAAGGAAAAGTGCTTTATGTTTGGTTTGATGCGCCAATTGGTTACATCTCTTTCACTCAGGAATGGGCGGAAAAAACCGGCAAAAACTGGAAAGACTACTGGCAAAGTCCAGAATCTGATTTGATTCACTTCATCGGAAAGGACAATATTGTTTTCCATTGCATCATTTTCCCAGCGATGATGAAGGCGCACGGCGATTACGTCATGCCAACCAACGTTCCGGCCTTCGAATTCTTGAACCTGGAAAATGAAAAAATATCAACTTCCCGCAACTGGGCAGTTTGGGCGCACGAATATGTAGAAGAATTCCCAGGACAGCAGGATGTTTTAAGATATGCTTTACTTTCATCCGCTCCGGAAACTAAGGATAACAACTTTACCTGGAAAGATTTCCAGACCAAGAACAATTCTGAATTGGTGGGAATTTTCGGTAACTTTATAAATAGAGTTGCTGTTTTGATCCATAAATATTACGACGGCGTAGTTCCCGCAGGAAATGAAAACGCAGAAGAATTAGTTGAAATCAAAAGAGCTGCGGCAGAAATTGCCCAATATCTGGAAAACTTCGAATTCCGAAATTCTTTGACTGCGTTGATGAACTTGGCGAGATTCGGAAATCAATATCTTCAGATTGAAGAACCTTGGAAAACCATCAAGGACAATCCTGAGAAAGCAGCACATTCATTATTTATCGGGGCGCAAATTGCGGTAGCTTTGGCTCAATTGTCAGAACCATTTATGCCATTTAGCTCAGAGAAATTATTGAAAATGTTCAATGTTGAAAAACTGAATTGGGAAGATATTGAAACCAAAAATATTTTGATCGAAACGGGACATCAAATCAATGAAGCCTCTCTTCTGTTCTCAAAAATCGAAGATGAAACCATTGAGTTCCAAATCCAGAAACTTGAAAACACAAAGCAATCCAACAAGAAAACAAACCCCAACGCCAACCCAATGAAAGACGAAATCCAATTTGATGATTTTTCTAAAATCGACCTTAGAACTGCGACCATTCTAACAGCAGAGAAAGTAGAAAAAGCAGATAAACTTCTGAAATTTACAGTTGACACTGGTGTTGATGTAAGAACAGTAGTTTCCGGCGTTGCAGAAAGTTTTTCTCCAGAAGAGTTGGTTGGAAAGCAAGTGATGATTTTATTGAATCTTGCACCAAGAAAAATCCGCGGCATAGAATCTCAGGGAATGTTCTTGTTAACAACAAAATCAGACGGAAAATTGACTTTCGTAACACCTGACGAAACTGTAGGAAACGGAATTGAAATAGGATAA
- a CDS encoding DUF4349 domain-containing protein: MRNLYLLIIILFISCGKQDHYNKAVSVDASLVSIIDEKEVDKQSPPPNSISEKSVSPSAPQSTSSKIIKNGRIEIEVGDIGKSQKIISENLKKNNAYKQGEFFSNSEDQEMLKMTIRVPNQNFDNLLQSMDQGLGNVISKNIGTDDVTEEYTDVSIRLENKLTYLEKYRDLLKKSNSTKDILEIQENIRALEEEIESSKGRLKFIDDKVKYSTIELTLIKNKPRDSVTSKIGFGSQFADSVAAGWNNFIGFVLGLISYWPFLLIIPILIILFRKWRKRKVQSPK; this comes from the coding sequence ATGCGAAATTTGTATTTATTAATTATAATTCTTTTTATTTCTTGCGGAAAACAAGATCATTATAATAAGGCAGTTTCTGTGGATGCTTCTTTGGTTTCTATAATTGATGAAAAAGAAGTGGATAAGCAATCTCCGCCACCAAATAGTATTTCAGAAAAATCTGTTTCTCCATCTGCACCTCAATCAACATCAAGCAAAATCATCAAGAACGGAAGAATCGAAATAGAAGTTGGCGACATTGGTAAGTCTCAAAAAATAATTTCAGAAAATCTTAAAAAAAATAATGCCTACAAACAAGGGGAATTTTTCAGCAACAGCGAAGATCAGGAAATGCTGAAAATGACAATCAGAGTTCCAAATCAAAATTTTGATAACCTTCTGCAATCTATGGATCAAGGCCTTGGCAATGTTATTTCGAAAAATATAGGCACAGACGACGTTACAGAAGAATATACTGATGTTTCTATCAGGCTTGAAAACAAATTAACTTATTTAGAAAAATACCGTGATCTCTTGAAAAAAAGCAATTCTACAAAAGACATCCTTGAAATACAAGAGAACATCCGTGCATTGGAAGAGGAAATAGAATCATCAAAAGGAAGATTGAAATTTATTGATGACAAAGTAAAATACAGCACTATTGAATTGACTTTAATCAAAAATAAACCAAGAGATTCTGTGACTTCAAAGATTGGATTCGGAAGTCAGTTTGCAGATTCGGTTGCTGCCGGATGGAATAATTTTATAGGATTTGTTCTGGGATTGATTTCATATTGGCCATTTTTATTAATCATACCAATCCTGATCATCCTATTCAGAAAATGGAGAAAGCGAAAAGTACAATCTCCAAAATAA
- a CDS encoding helix-turn-helix transcriptional regulator produces MKENLKNLENLHEVWSVAKPKKFSAYNKIKFDELTNSIMNSGPFYYYIIDFFDMSISNVSDSIYDIHNIEGRKATFDDVLKAMHPDDVDFVVKAEAFLTKFFSNNIHREKLLTYKISYCFRSKLRNGNYGLFNHQALMLTMDEDGGYGKSLNIHTHIDHLSGQNTYKISLIGLNGEPSFMNICLEDDGRNKIEFSKREIDIIQLISEGKSNEQIGQELIISPLTVKKHRSNILEKAECSNSAQLVKNCIQQGII; encoded by the coding sequence ATGAAAGAAAATCTAAAAAACTTAGAGAATCTGCACGAAGTGTGGTCTGTCGCCAAACCCAAAAAATTCTCTGCTTACAATAAAATCAAATTTGATGAATTGACCAACTCGATTATGAACAGTGGTCCTTTTTATTATTACATCATCGATTTTTTTGATATGTCAATTTCCAATGTGAGTGATTCAATTTATGATATTCATAATATTGAAGGCCGGAAAGCAACTTTTGATGATGTTCTGAAAGCAATGCATCCTGACGACGTAGATTTTGTGGTGAAAGCAGAAGCTTTTTTGACCAAATTCTTTTCTAATAACATTCACCGTGAAAAACTACTCACGTACAAGATCAGTTACTGTTTTAGGTCCAAGTTGAGAAATGGAAATTATGGATTGTTCAACCATCAGGCTTTGATGTTGACGATGGATGAAGATGGCGGCTACGGAAAATCACTAAATATTCACACACATATCGACCATCTGAGTGGTCAAAATACTTATAAGATCTCATTGATAGGTCTCAATGGCGAACCCTCGTTTATGAATATCTGTCTGGAAGATGACGGTCGCAATAAAATAGAATTTTCCAAACGGGAAATCGACATAATCCAACTGATAAGCGAGGGGAAAAGCAATGAACAGATTGGCCAAGAACTTATTATAAGTCCTCTTACGGTAAAGAAACACAGGAGCAATATTCTAGAAAAAGCGGAATGCAGTAATTCTGCGCAGCTTGTAAAAAACTGTATTCAGCAAGGAATTATTTAA
- a CDS encoding MFS transporter, with protein sequence MYNKGLFSDWVPKPVQLLMMVFLLIVVMPLGGVYTGNISFMVGGTGVMQEYFLWANYATTIGMGACMPVVLRMKMRFKVRDKIVMLLVLLGALSYINATTFEPMVIVMTSLVIGFLKMMITIELFLPLMAMLGGRGIFYGVFYTFVLILNQVSAYYAVEVSILYNFQQFFILASVLCFVLALLCWVLMHDKYFALKVPLHYIDWLSVILFVSTFMFSAYVFSFGKQQDWLNSKNIINASIAAFVSFALLAIRQLTLKRPYISFHIFTKSNVLNGLFMLLWLGMFLGTTSLQNIYSVGVLGYDQLTNAKLNVMMTPGLFLAGVIAVFWFKKERPLKMFIFSGFAAMTAYSIIMYFSMVLEFNYENWYLPMFLKGYGMCSLFISVWYYTLDKLELNEMLAAIGLVLVWRTFLAVGFFSALFSWFQYQFQIVSLGDLAVYMDGMTITPQTIATNMKTIQFNAIISANKKIFGYIIVAGFGVMLYVITHHFGKRTEYLRVIRILNGKSVIARRRARERKKLEEDLKGATGPAL encoded by the coding sequence ATGTATAATAAAGGTCTTTTCAGCGATTGGGTTCCGAAACCCGTACAACTTCTGATGATGGTTTTCCTGCTTATTGTGGTGATGCCGTTGGGAGGCGTTTACACCGGAAACATCAGTTTTATGGTGGGCGGAACCGGCGTGATGCAGGAATATTTTCTGTGGGCAAACTATGCCACCACCATTGGGATGGGAGCGTGTATGCCTGTGGTTTTAAGAATGAAAATGCGGTTCAAAGTCCGTGATAAAATAGTGATGTTATTGGTGCTTCTCGGTGCGTTAAGTTATATCAACGCAACCACTTTCGAACCGATGGTTATTGTAATGACCTCCTTGGTTATCGGATTTTTAAAAATGATGATTACCATTGAATTATTCCTTCCGTTAATGGCAATGCTGGGCGGACGTGGGATTTTTTACGGCGTTTTCTACACATTTGTTTTGATACTAAATCAAGTCTCAGCTTATTACGCTGTGGAAGTTTCAATACTGTACAACTTCCAGCAGTTCTTTATTTTGGCATCAGTTTTATGCTTTGTACTGGCATTGTTGTGCTGGGTTCTGATGCACGATAAATATTTTGCTTTAAAAGTTCCGTTGCATTACATCGATTGGCTCAGCGTCATTTTGTTCGTCTCAACGTTTATGTTTTCGGCGTACGTATTTTCGTTTGGGAAACAGCAGGATTGGCTTAATTCAAAAAACATCATTAACGCAAGCATCGCCGCATTTGTGAGTTTCGCTTTATTGGCCATCCGTCAGCTGACTTTAAAGAGACCGTATATTTCATTTCATATTTTCACCAAAAGCAATGTGCTGAACGGGCTGTTTATGCTCCTGTGGCTGGGAATGTTTTTGGGAACAACATCGCTTCAAAACATCTATTCCGTCGGAGTTTTGGGTTACGACCAACTGACGAATGCCAAACTGAATGTGATGATGACGCCCGGATTATTTTTAGCCGGAGTCATCGCAGTATTTTGGTTTAAAAAAGAAAGACCGCTGAAAATGTTCATCTTTTCAGGCTTCGCAGCAATGACGGCTTATTCCATCATTATGTACTTTTCGATGGTGCTGGAATTCAATTATGAAAACTGGTACTTACCGATGTTCCTGAAAGGCTACGGAATGTGTTCGCTCTTTATCTCGGTTTGGTATTACACGTTAGACAAACTGGAACTCAACGAAATGCTGGCGGCCATCGGATTGGTTTTGGTATGGCGAACTTTCCTTGCGGTAGGATTTTTCTCAGCCCTGTTTTCGTGGTTTCAGTATCAGTTTCAAATCGTCAGTTTAGGAGATTTGGCAGTCTATATGGACGGAATGACCATCACGCCACAAACGATTGCCACCAATATGAAAACCATTCAGTTTAACGCCATCATCTCTGCCAACAAAAAGATATTCGGATACATTATCGTTGCCGGTTTCGGAGTGATGCTCTATGTAATAACCCATCATTTCGGAAAACGTACAGAATATTTAAGAGTCATCAGAATCCTCAACGGAAAATCGGTCATCGCCAGACGCAGAGCCCGTGAAAGAAAGAAATTAGAAGAAGACCTCAAAGGCGCCACCGGTCCAGCCTTATAA
- a CDS encoding HlyD family secretion protein: MENKEQNTQDTQPQAPVKPVVSSAEAKKKQNRKNKIRAIISNVIVFAVIGFGLFWLIRQYFHIGDKTYTEAAQVEEFINPINTRVSAYIKEIKFIEHQQVKKGDTLAILDDREIITQLGQAEAAYQNALAQRSATGSSINTVSNNVSVMESNIAGAKARLWNAEQNLGRYKNLLAAEAVTRQQFDQAKTEYDAQKAAYETLVNQKQSANLSTTEVKSKLGINDAEIKRTKAALDMAKINLSYTVITAPYDGVMGRRTISEGQLIQPGQQVATIVLNNQKWVTANFLESQMPNIKIGEKLMMTADALGGKQFEGKVTAVSAATGSRYSSVPTDNSTGNFIKVQQRIPVRIEFTDANKKEDVAKLSAGMNMNVSLDGQ; encoded by the coding sequence ATGGAAAACAAGGAACAAAATACTCAAGATACACAACCACAAGCGCCGGTAAAACCTGTGGTTTCAAGTGCTGAAGCCAAGAAAAAACAAAACAGGAAAAATAAAATCAGAGCCATCATTTCAAACGTTATTGTTTTTGCGGTGATTGGTTTCGGATTGTTTTGGCTGATTCGTCAGTACTTTCACATCGGCGACAAAACCTATACGGAAGCGGCTCAGGTGGAGGAATTTATCAATCCAATCAACACAAGGGTTTCGGCTTACATTAAGGAAATAAAATTTATCGAACATCAGCAGGTGAAAAAAGGCGATACGTTGGCCATTTTGGATGACCGTGAAATTATCACGCAGCTCGGGCAGGCGGAAGCGGCATATCAAAACGCTTTGGCGCAACGTTCGGCTACAGGTTCTTCAATCAATACCGTTTCCAACAACGTCAGCGTGATGGAATCCAATATCGCTGGAGCAAAAGCAAGATTGTGGAATGCCGAACAGAATTTAGGCCGATACAAAAACCTTTTAGCAGCAGAAGCGGTGACGAGACAGCAATTTGACCAGGCCAAAACCGAGTACGATGCGCAAAAAGCAGCCTACGAAACTTTGGTCAATCAGAAACAATCGGCCAACCTTTCGACAACCGAAGTGAAAAGCAAATTAGGCATCAACGATGCAGAAATCAAAAGAACAAAAGCTGCTTTGGATATGGCGAAAATCAATCTTTCTTACACCGTTATCACTGCGCCGTACGATGGTGTGATGGGAAGAAGAACGATTTCTGAAGGACAGTTAATTCAACCCGGACAACAAGTTGCAACCATCGTTTTAAACAATCAAAAATGGGTAACCGCTAATTTCCTTGAAAGCCAGATGCCAAATATTAAAATAGGTGAAAAACTAATGATGACTGCCGATGCCTTAGGTGGAAAACAGTTTGAAGGAAAAGTCACCGCAGTTTCCGCAGCAACCGGTTCAAGATATTCAAGCGTACCGACTGATAACTCAACCGGAAACTTCATCAAAGTACAACAGAGAATTCCCGTAAGAATCGAGTTCACAGACGCCAACAAAAAAGAAGATGTGGCGAAACTGAGCGCGGGGATGAATATGAATGTAAGCCTGGATGGTCAATAG
- a CDS encoding TolC family protein, translating into MTKNIKTALSLVMAIFPALFFSQEIKQLTANEVAELALQNHYQLKISAQNINIAKQQTDITKLQKLPSITASTTQFYLGNVVAIDKDFSNSTAIPMPHYGSTYGVQATQLIFKGGLVNKSIELAGLREQLSELDLEKNQQDVKFLVISNYLDVYKIINQQSVFDNNKKLAQQRLKNINDFYKQGMVTRNEVIRGELAIKNLDQSILTLANNRKILNYNLNIGLGLPADTEIIPVENLENKESGIGMDYYLNLAHDSNPQLKSAQTNIGVADKNIEIIKTDRMPTLSGFGGYSLQRPITNRNPVLDMYASGWQGGISLSYNIDNLYKTKEKVKLGEFQKAQANDALTLTQQNIDMNVNASYVKYQEAIQQADILNDAKRLAEENYKITEAKYLNQLAVQAEMIDAQNQKLQSELDFANAEINVLYQYYNLLKSTGTL; encoded by the coding sequence ATGACAAAGAATATAAAAACAGCACTGTCACTCGTGATGGCTATCTTTCCTGCGCTGTTTTTTTCACAAGAAATAAAACAGCTGACAGCAAATGAAGTTGCCGAACTGGCGCTTCAGAATCACTACCAATTGAAGATTTCGGCACAGAATATCAATATTGCCAAACAGCAGACGGATATTACCAAACTTCAGAAACTCCCTTCCATCACAGCTTCTACAACTCAATTTTATTTGGGAAATGTGGTGGCAATCGACAAAGATTTTTCTAACTCAACCGCGATTCCGATGCCTCATTACGGAAGTACGTATGGTGTGCAGGCTACTCAATTGATTTTCAAAGGCGGATTGGTCAATAAATCAATTGAATTGGCAGGACTTCGTGAACAGCTTTCTGAACTGGATTTAGAAAAGAATCAGCAGGATGTAAAATTTTTAGTGATTTCAAATTATCTGGATGTTTATAAAATCATCAACCAACAATCGGTTTTTGATAATAATAAAAAACTGGCTCAGCAACGTTTGAAGAACATCAACGATTTCTACAAACAGGGAATGGTAACGAGAAATGAAGTCATCCGTGGGGAACTGGCGATTAAAAATCTTGACCAAAGCATTCTGACTTTAGCCAACAACAGAAAAATCCTTAATTACAATTTAAATATTGGTTTAGGATTGCCTGCCGATACCGAAATTATTCCCGTTGAAAATTTAGAAAATAAAGAATCAGGAATTGGGATGGATTATTATTTAAATCTCGCTCACGACAGCAATCCACAATTGAAATCTGCGCAAACCAACATTGGTGTTGCCGACAAAAATATTGAAATCATAAAAACCGACAGAATGCCCACGCTTTCCGGTTTCGGTGGGTACAGTCTGCAAAGGCCGATTACCAATAGAAATCCTGTACTGGATATGTATGCGAGCGGTTGGCAAGGTGGAATTTCTTTAAGCTACAACATCGATAATCTGTATAAAACCAAAGAAAAAGTAAAGCTGGGTGAATTCCAGAAAGCGCAGGCCAATGACGCTTTGACTTTAACCCAACAGAATATTGATATGAATGTAAACGCTTCTTACGTCAAATATCAGGAAGCAATTCAGCAGGCCGATATTTTAAATGATGCGAAAAGACTGGCGGAAGAAAACTATAAAATCACCGAAGCAAAGTATCTTAATCAGTTGGCGGTACAGGCAGAAATGATTGATGCGCAAAACCAGAAACTACAGTCTGAACTGGACTTTGCAAATGCGGAAATCAATGTGCTGTATCAATATTATAATTTACTGAAGTCGACTGGGACGCTTTAA
- a CDS encoding AraC family transcriptional regulator codes for MSALEKFGVEIFTQHNIFERISADKPFRPDNPAFIFIRSGSIKLRQHFSDLELSANMFMVTDPQTVYELISVSDDFQSRMVSYKREFISALSLKFNRLITYRYFRQQMNVGVPFHQDDMDVVWKSVNFLKYILDSQTEMTYKKEMVEHLFSVFCYQMAGIISSEDSNSMNQMSRQEEIVFVFLNDLASHHHNERTVEFYAERQSITTRHLSSVVKTITGKSASQIIALIVINEAKVLLNSSKKPVSEISTILGFSDQYSFSHFFKKHLQVSPSQYRNQFEG; via the coding sequence ATGTCTGCTTTAGAAAAATTCGGGGTTGAGATTTTTACGCAACATAATATCTTTGAAAGAATCTCCGCCGACAAACCTTTCCGTCCTGATAATCCTGCTTTTATCTTTATCAGAAGCGGTTCTATCAAACTGCGACAGCATTTCAGTGACCTCGAACTGTCTGCAAATATGTTTATGGTGACCGACCCGCAGACCGTTTATGAACTCATTTCTGTGAGTGATGATTTTCAGTCGAGGATGGTTTCTTACAAACGGGAATTTATTTCCGCTTTGTCTCTGAAATTCAACCGTTTGATTACGTATCGTTACTTCCGTCAGCAGATGAATGTGGGGGTTCCTTTTCATCAGGATGATATGGATGTGGTCTGGAAAAGTGTCAATTTTTTAAAATATATTCTCGATTCTCAGACTGAAATGACCTACAAAAAAGAAATGGTGGAACATCTGTTCTCAGTCTTCTGTTACCAGATGGCCGGAATTATATCCAGCGAGGACAGCAATTCGATGAATCAGATGTCTAGGCAGGAAGAAATAGTTTTCGTTTTTCTCAATGATTTAGCTTCTCATCATCATAATGAAAGAACGGTGGAGTTCTATGCCGAACGACAGTCGATTACAACCAGACATCTTTCGTCAGTAGTAAAAACCATTACAGGAAAGTCGGCGAGTCAGATTATTGCTTTAATTGTAATCAATGAAGCAAAAGTGTTATTAAACTCTTCTAAAAAGCCTGTTTCAGAGATTTCTACAATTCTTGGTTTCAGCGACCAGTATTCGTTTTCTCACTTTTTTAAAAAACATTTACAAGTAAGTCCTTCTCAATACCGAAATCAGTTCGAAGGTTAA